The Tamandua tetradactyla isolate mTamTet1 chromosome 8, mTamTet1.pri, whole genome shotgun sequence genome includes a window with the following:
- the IL10RA gene encoding interleukin-10 receptor subunit alpha has translation MLHIQLVVLSAALLSLCLGSGVPELPSPPSVWFEAKFFHHILHWTPIPNQSQSIYYEVELLNYGVGPWKAIPTCNQTQTLSCDLTMMTLELYHNNGYRAKVRAVDGSRRSNWTTTSTRFSMDEVTLTVGSLKLERDSGSIHGMIQPPRPKMAPAGDMYEHIFENFREYEIAIRKVPGNYTSTNKKVKHETFSLPIPGEVGEFCVKVKPSVSSRINKGLWSQEECITLTQQYFTATNLGVFFVFVLSLCGALAYCLSLQLYVRRRKKLPAVLVFKKPSPFSLVSQLPCPETQDTIYHLDEEAFPNVSAELRNSELHGSTDSGFGSAKPSLQNEEPQFLLLTPHPQASDTLEKGKPLELEDSCSGGSSNSTDSGICLQEPGLSPGTGPSWGQQVESDSRSRDDSGLGLVQNSERQPGDTTGGSALSHISPLRTEPPGEEDPAVVACRGYLKQTRCTDEKTIKAGCPEKESSLADSLDLSFRTCLEAEAGWPPPALAKGYLKQDPSGPPTGQRNQPTKEWPLLGLPSCGDLGISDWNFAHNLSSVDCVAAPGGLLGSFDSDLLTLPLISSLHSNE, from the exons ATGCTCCACATTCAGCTGGTGGTGCTGTCGGCGGCGCTCCTCAGCCTGTGCCTCGGCTCGGGAGTTCCAG AACTGCCCAGCCCTCCATCTGTGTGGTTTGAAGCAAAATTTTTCCACCACATCCTCCATTGGACACCTATCCCAAATCAGTCCCAAAGCATCTACTATGAAGTGGAGCTCCTAAA TTATGGAGTAGGGCCCTGGAAGGCCATCCCCACCTGCAACCAGACCCAGACACTGTCCTGTGACCTTACCATGATGACCTTGGAACTGTACCACAACAATGGTTACCGGGCCAAAGTCCGGGCAGTGGATGGCAGCCGGCGCTCCAACTGGACCACCACCAGTACCCGCTTCTCCATGGACGAAG TGACCCTGACAGTCGGCAGCTTGAAGTTAGAAAGGGACAGCGGCTCCATCCACGGGATGATCCAGCCCCCCAGGCCCAAGATGGCACCCGCAGGCGATATGTATGAACACATCTTTGAAAACTTCCGAGAATATGAGATCGCTATTCGCAAAGTGCCAGGAAACTACACG tccACAAACAAGAAGGTAAAGCATGAAACTTTCAGCCTCCCAATCCCTGGAGAGGTGGGAGAGTTCTGTGTCAAGGTGAAGCCGTCTGTGAGCTCCCGAATCAACAAGGGTCTGTGGTCCCAGGAGGAGTGCATCACCCTCACCCAGCAGT ATTTCACCGCCACCAATCTTGGAGTCTTCTTCGTCTTTGTCCTGTCCCTCTGCGGAGCTCTGGCCTACTGCCTGTCCCTCCAGCTGTACGTGCGGCGCCGGAAGAAGCTGCCAGCCGTCCTG GTCTTCAAGAAGCCCAGCCCCTTCAGCCTCGTCAGCCAGCTTCCCTGCCCAGAGACCCAGGACACCATCTACCACCTCGACGAGGAGGCCTTCCCAAATGTGTCTGCCGAGCTGAGGAACTCAGAACTGCATGGCAGCACGGACAGTGGCTTTGGCAGCGCCAAGCCATCCCTGCAGAATGAAGAGCCTCAGTTCCTCCTCCTTACCCCCCATCCCCAAGCCAGTGACACTCTAGAAAAGGGGAAGCCCTTGGAGCTAGAGGACAGCTGCAGTGGGGGCAGCAGCAATAGCACAGACAGTGGGATCTGCTTGCAGGAGCCCGGCCTGAGCCCTGGCACAGGGCCCAGCTGGGGACAACAGGTGGAGAGCGACAGCCGGAGTCGGGATGACAGCGGCCTCGGCCTAGTCCAGAACTCTGAGAGGCAGCCTGGGGACACAACGGGTGGCTCAGCCTTGAGCCACATCAGTCCCCTAAGGACTGAGCCACCTGGGGAAGAAGACCCAGCTGTGGTAGCATGCAGGGGCTACCTGAAGCAGACAAGATGCACAGATGAGAAGACAATCAAGGCAGGCTGCCCGGAGAAAGAGTCCTCTTTGGCAGATAGCCTTGACCTCAGTTTCAGGACATGCCTAGAAGCTGAAGCGGGTTGGCCCCCACCAGCCCTAGCCAAGGGCTATTTGAAACAAGACCCCTCAGGGCCCCCCACTGGACAGCGGAACCAACCAACTAAGGAATGGCCCCTCCTGGGCCTGCCCAGCTGTGGTGACCTGGGAATATCAGACTGGAACTTTGCCCATAATCTTTCCTCTGTGGACTGTGTGGCAGCCCCAGGTGGTCTCCTGGGCAGCTTTGACTCGGACCTATTGACCCTGCCACTCATCTCCAGCCTGCACTCAAATGAGTAA